In one window of Neisseria subflava DNA:
- the uvrC gene encoding excinuclease ABC subunit UvrC: protein MSATEPFDLPLFLKNLPNLPGVYRFFDEDSNVLYVGKAVNLKRRVSSYFQKNDHSPRIALMVKQVHHIETTITRSEAEALILENNFIKALSPKYNILFRDDKSYPYLMLSGHQYPQMAYYRGTLKKPNQYFGPYPNSNAVRDSIQVLQKVFMLRTCEDSVFEHRDRPCLLYQIKRCTAPCVGHISEEDYRDSVREAATFLNGKTDELTRTLQHKMQTAAANLQFEEAARYRDQIQALGIMQSNQFIDSKNPNNPNDIDLLALAVSDGLVCVHWVSIRGGRHVGDKSFFPDTKNDPEPNGQDYAEAFVAQHYLGKSKPDIIISNFPVPDALKEALEGEHGKQMQFVTKTIGERKVWLKMAEQNAQMAIAQRRLQQSSQQHRIDELAKILGMDSDGLNRLECFDISHTQGEATIASCVVYDEQNIQPSQYRRYNITTAKPGDDYAAMREVLTRRYGKMQEAEANGESVKWPDVVLIDGGKGQIGVAVSVWEELGLHIPLVGIAKGPERKAGMEELILPFTGEVFRLPPNSPALHLLQTVRDESHRFAITGHRKKRDKARVTSSLSEIPGIGSKRRQALLTRFGGLRGVIAASREDLEKVEGISKALAETIYEHLH, encoded by the coding sequence GCAAAGCGGTCAATCTCAAGCGGCGCGTTTCCAGCTATTTCCAAAAAAACGACCATTCGCCGCGCATCGCATTGATGGTAAAACAGGTTCACCATATCGAAACCACCATCACGCGTTCCGAAGCCGAAGCGCTGATTCTCGAAAACAACTTCATCAAAGCCTTATCGCCGAAATACAATATCCTTTTCCGCGATGACAAAAGCTATCCTTATTTAATGCTCAGCGGCCATCAATATCCGCAAATGGCGTATTACCGCGGCACGCTGAAGAAGCCTAATCAATATTTCGGCCCGTATCCCAACAGCAACGCCGTGCGCGACAGCATTCAAGTGTTGCAAAAAGTCTTTATGCTGCGCACCTGCGAAGACAGCGTATTCGAGCATCGTGACCGTCCTTGTCTGCTTTACCAAATCAAACGCTGCACCGCGCCTTGTGTCGGTCACATCAGCGAAGAAGATTATCGCGACAGCGTGCGTGAAGCAGCCACTTTCCTCAATGGCAAAACCGACGAACTGACGCGTACCTTGCAACATAAAATGCAAACCGCCGCCGCCAATCTGCAATTTGAGGAAGCTGCCCGTTACCGCGATCAAATCCAAGCACTCGGCATCATGCAGAGCAATCAGTTTATCGACAGTAAAAATCCGAACAATCCAAACGATATCGATTTGCTTGCGCTGGCGGTTTCAGACGGCCTGGTTTGCGTACACTGGGTCAGCATCCGCGGCGGACGGCATGTCGGCGATAAAAGCTTTTTCCCCGACACCAAAAACGATCCCGAGCCAAACGGACAAGATTACGCCGAAGCCTTTGTCGCCCAACACTATCTGGGCAAAAGCAAACCCGACATTATCATCAGCAACTTTCCCGTTCCTGATGCGCTGAAAGAGGCTTTGGAAGGCGAACATGGCAAGCAGATGCAGTTTGTCACCAAAACCATAGGCGAACGCAAAGTCTGGTTGAAAATGGCAGAGCAAAATGCGCAAATGGCGATTGCACAACGCCGCTTGCAACAAAGTAGCCAGCAACACCGCATTGATGAACTGGCAAAAATCCTCGGCATGGATTCAGACGGCCTCAACCGCCTTGAATGTTTCGATATCAGCCACACGCAAGGCGAGGCCACTATTGCGTCCTGCGTTGTGTACGATGAGCAAAACATCCAGCCTTCGCAATACCGCCGCTACAACATCACAACCGCCAAACCCGGCGACGACTACGCCGCCATGCGCGAAGTGTTGACGCGCCGTTACGGCAAAATGCAGGAAGCCGAAGCCAATGGCGAAAGCGTCAAATGGCCGGATGTCGTGTTAATTGACGGCGGCAAAGGGCAAATCGGCGTAGCCGTATCGGTATGGGAAGAACTCGGGCTGCACATTCCTTTGGTCGGTATCGCCAAAGGCCCTGAGCGCAAAGCCGGTATGGAAGAACTTATACTGCCTTTTACCGGCGAAGTCTTCCGCCTGCCACCCAACAGCCCGGCCTTGCATTTATTGCAAACCGTACGCGATGAATCGCACCGCTTTGCGATTACAGGCCATCGCAAAAAACGCGACAAAGCACGCGTTACTTCCTCACTCAGCGAAATCCCCGGTATCGGCAGCAAACGCCGCCAAGCATTGCTTACTCGATTCGGCGGACTGCGCGGCGTGATTGCCGCCAGCCGCGAAGACTTGGAAAAAGTGGAAGGCATCAGTAAAGCATTGGCGGAAACCATTTACGAGCATCTGCACTGA
- the aroD gene encoding type I 3-dehydroquinate dehydratase, giving the protein MKPVIIKNIEIGKDLPKIAVPLVAANTQELEQALRVLKETAFDIIEFRADFFQEALDADFIAEQLGIVRQAFPDKPLLFTFRRAQEGGNTPCSDDYYFELLEKIIRSKQADIIDIELFAQESGVKKAIALAHKYQTAALLCNHDFQATPSMADITGRLKTMAEWGADICKIAVMPQSPQDVLTLLQATYNVSQIIDRPIITMSMGKIGAVSRLAGSTFGSAVTFGAAQKTSAPGQIDANELRKILAILG; this is encoded by the coding sequence ATGAAACCTGTCATCATCAAAAATATCGAGATCGGCAAAGACCTACCTAAAATTGCCGTGCCGCTGGTGGCCGCCAATACGCAGGAATTGGAGCAGGCTTTGCGCGTATTGAAAGAGACGGCTTTTGACATTATTGAATTTCGTGCGGATTTTTTCCAAGAGGCGCTTGATGCCGATTTTATTGCCGAGCAATTAGGCATTGTCCGACAGGCTTTTCCTGACAAACCTTTGCTGTTTACGTTTAGAAGGGCGCAAGAGGGTGGCAATACGCCTTGTTCTGACGACTATTATTTTGAATTATTGGAAAAAATCATCCGTTCCAAACAAGCCGATATTATCGACATCGAGCTTTTTGCCCAAGAAAGCGGCGTAAAAAAAGCCATAGCTTTGGCGCATAAATATCAAACTGCCGCCTTACTTTGTAATCACGATTTCCAAGCCACGCCGTCTATGGCAGACATTACAGGCCGTCTGAAAACAATGGCCGAGTGGGGCGCGGATATCTGTAAAATTGCCGTGATGCCGCAATCGCCGCAAGATGTATTGACCTTATTACAGGCAACATATAATGTTTCACAAATTATCGACCGCCCGATTATTACTATGTCTATGGGTAAAATCGGAGCTGTCAGCCGCTTGGCCGGCTCGACTTTCGGCTCGGCCGTTACCTTTGGTGCGGCACAAAAAACGTCTGCCCCCGGCCAAATTGATGCCAACGAATTAAGGAAAATTTTGGCGATTTTGGGGTAG